One genomic segment of Trichococcus shcherbakoviae includes these proteins:
- the thiI gene encoding tRNA uracil 4-sulfurtransferase ThiI encodes METHIQIRFGELSTKGKNKKRFVQQLAQNVRMVTKDHPQIKIKPEHDFMLLDLNGADEAVIIERLQHVFGIQNYSPVYLVSHDLDEVKRVLVELLAKMETAGKTFKIATRRSDHSYEHDTTFMNAELGATVLDAFPGISVKMKQPDILVRVDIKTSGIMLSTQTYQGAGGLPVGSSGRGMLMLSGGIDSPVAGYLAMKRGVKIEAVHFHSPPYTSPQALQKAKDLTAKLTKFGGEIQFIEVPFTEIQEEIKEKVPADYLMTITRRMMLRITDAIRAERKGLAIFNGESLAQVASQTLESMIAINDVTTTPIIRPVATMDKLEIIDLAQKIDTFDLSVQPFEDCCTIFAPPSPKTKPHLDKARRFEAILDVEPLVARAVAGIVISSITGREDTASQDEALFSDLL; translated from the coding sequence ATGGAAACGCACATTCAAATCCGCTTTGGCGAACTGTCGACCAAAGGGAAAAACAAAAAACGTTTTGTCCAGCAGTTGGCGCAAAATGTCAGGATGGTCACAAAGGATCATCCGCAGATCAAAATAAAACCCGAGCACGATTTTATGTTGTTGGATCTGAACGGAGCTGATGAGGCCGTCATTATCGAACGCCTGCAGCATGTTTTCGGCATCCAAAACTATTCACCGGTATATCTGGTTTCGCATGATCTCGATGAAGTGAAACGGGTTTTGGTGGAGTTGCTTGCCAAAATGGAGACGGCCGGAAAGACATTCAAGATAGCTACGCGTCGTTCGGATCATTCCTACGAGCATGACACGACCTTCATGAATGCCGAGCTGGGGGCAACTGTACTGGATGCTTTCCCTGGTATTTCGGTCAAGATGAAGCAGCCGGACATCCTTGTGCGCGTAGACATCAAGACCAGCGGCATCATGCTCAGTACGCAAACCTATCAAGGGGCTGGCGGATTGCCTGTCGGTTCCAGCGGCAGAGGCATGCTTATGCTTTCCGGAGGCATCGATTCGCCGGTGGCCGGTTATCTCGCCATGAAACGCGGCGTTAAGATTGAGGCAGTGCACTTCCACAGTCCGCCTTACACAAGTCCGCAAGCGTTGCAGAAAGCCAAAGATTTGACTGCCAAATTGACTAAATTCGGCGGTGAAATCCAGTTCATCGAAGTGCCGTTCACGGAAATCCAGGAAGAAATCAAAGAGAAAGTGCCGGCGGATTATCTGATGACGATCACGCGCCGGATGATGCTGCGGATCACCGATGCCATCAGAGCCGAACGCAAAGGGCTGGCCATCTTTAATGGGGAATCTTTGGCCCAAGTCGCTTCCCAGACGCTGGAGAGCATGATTGCCATCAATGATGTCACAACGACGCCGATCATTCGGCCTGTCGCAACGATGGACAAATTGGAAATCATCGATTTGGCGCAGAAAATCGATACATTTGATTTGTCGGTACAACCGTTCGAGGACTGCTGCACGATTTTTGCGCCACCCTCACCCAAAACAAAACCGCATTTGGACAAGGCCAGACGTTTTGAAGCGATCCTTGATGTGGAACCGCTCGTGGCACGCGCAGTCGCAGGCATTGTCATATCAAGCATAACAGGCCGAGAGGATACCGCCAGCCAAGACGAGGCGCTCTTTTCGGATCTGCTGTAA
- the rpsD gene encoding 30S ribosomal protein S4, whose translation MSRYTGPSWKQARRLGISLLGTGKELERRPYVPGQHGPNNRKKLSEYAMQLQEKQKLRHMYGMNERQFATLFKKAGKIKEGKQGVNFMILLEQRLDNVVYRLGLASTRRQARQLVNHGHVTVDGKRVDIPSYEVAVGQVIGLREKSKNLVVVKAAAEALFGRPDFITFDTETLEGSLNRLPVREELPAEIDESFVVEYYNKLG comes from the coding sequence ATGTCACGTTATACAGGACCAAGTTGGAAACAAGCTCGTCGTTTAGGCATCTCCCTATTGGGAACAGGTAAAGAATTGGAGCGTCGTCCATACGTTCCAGGTCAACACGGCCCTAACAATCGTAAAAAATTATCTGAATATGCTATGCAATTGCAAGAAAAACAAAAATTGCGTCATATGTACGGCATGAACGAACGTCAATTCGCAACTTTATTCAAAAAAGCTGGTAAAATCAAAGAAGGTAAACAAGGTGTTAACTTCATGATCTTATTGGAACAACGTTTGGATAACGTAGTTTACCGTTTAGGTTTAGCTTCTACTCGTCGTCAAGCACGTCAATTAGTTAACCACGGTCACGTAACTGTCGATGGCAAACGTGTTGATATCCCTTCATACGAAGTGGCTGTTGGCCAAGTAATCGGCTTGCGTGAAAAATCTAAAAACTTGGTAGTTGTTAAAGCTGCTGCTGAAGCTTTGTTCGGACGTCCGGACTTCATTACCTTCGACACAGAAACATTAGAAGGTTCATTGAACCGTCTGCCAGTTCGCGAAGAATTGCCAGCTGAAATCGATGAGTCATTCGTAGTAGAATACTACAACAAATTAGGTTAA
- a CDS encoding DUF1054 family protein has translation MAGYHFDKADFNVFDIQGLDERMAGIRDRIQPKFRHFSAAGAKLIVSEEGAESVPVHIAKHLRRTKYAPENTWCAIGGDARGYKKYPHFQIGIAKEGVSFYLCLIDQPVKEKEMAAALMERIPELEQLPRDYVVSIDHTVAAVLPIEAVDWETVLVRLRDVKKAELLLGRKLAPADPRLSTEAGTLAVLEETLRELLPIYQACMEQYS, from the coding sequence TTGGCAGGTTATCATTTCGATAAGGCAGACTTCAACGTTTTTGATATTCAGGGACTCGATGAAAGGATGGCAGGCATCCGCGACCGGATCCAGCCCAAGTTCAGGCATTTTTCGGCAGCGGGGGCCAAACTCATCGTTTCGGAAGAGGGTGCTGAGTCGGTGCCCGTGCATATCGCCAAACACCTGCGCCGCACGAAATATGCGCCCGAGAATACCTGGTGCGCCATCGGTGGGGATGCGAGAGGCTACAAAAAATATCCGCATTTCCAGATCGGGATTGCGAAAGAGGGGGTCAGTTTTTATCTTTGCCTGATCGATCAACCCGTGAAGGAAAAAGAAATGGCTGCTGCTTTAATGGAACGGATTCCGGAATTGGAGCAGTTGCCGCGTGATTACGTCGTTTCGATCGACCATACCGTGGCGGCTGTATTGCCGATAGAGGCTGTCGATTGGGAAACTGTCCTGGTCCGGCTGCGGGATGTAAAAAAAGCAGAGTTATTGCTCGGCCGAAAATTGGCGCCAGCCGATCCGCGCTTATCGACGGAAGCAGGCACGCTGGCAGTGTTGGAGGAAACGCTCCGCGAACTGCTGCCGATCTACCAGGCCTGCATGGAACAGTACAGCTAA
- a CDS encoding ABC transporter ATP-binding protein — MKISNVSKAYEDEKVLDDISLAIEKGKITAFIGPNGAGKSTLLSVISRLLTKDEGILTIHGKEIEAWQSDELAKELSILKQQNAYQVRMTVRELVSFGRFPYTKGRLNEEDLAMIDKVLGYLNLVEFSNRYLDTLSGGQLQRAAIAMILVQDTEYILLDEPLNNLDLKQSIVTMQTIRNLADELGKTILIVIHDVNFASVFSDNIIAMKNGKVFRSGTVEEVIRTQVLQELYEVPLEVIMTADGKKHCTYQAI, encoded by the coding sequence ATGAAAATCTCTAACGTCAGCAAAGCCTATGAGGATGAAAAAGTATTGGATGACATCTCTTTGGCAATCGAGAAAGGAAAAATCACAGCTTTCATCGGTCCGAATGGGGCAGGCAAAAGCACGCTACTTTCGGTCATCAGCCGTCTTTTGACAAAGGACGAGGGCATATTGACGATACACGGGAAAGAAATCGAGGCTTGGCAATCCGATGAACTGGCGAAGGAGCTTTCAATCCTGAAACAACAGAATGCCTATCAAGTGCGCATGACGGTGCGCGAACTGGTCTCGTTCGGCAGGTTCCCCTATACGAAGGGCAGGCTGAATGAAGAGGATCTTGCAATGATCGACAAGGTTTTGGGCTATCTGAACCTGGTGGAATTCTCCAACCGCTATTTGGATACGTTGTCTGGGGGGCAACTCCAGCGGGCGGCCATCGCGATGATCTTGGTGCAGGACACCGAGTACATCTTATTGGATGAACCGCTGAACAATCTCGACCTGAAACAAAGCATCGTGACGATGCAGACCATCCGGAATTTGGCTGACGAATTGGGTAAAACGATTCTGATCGTCATCCACGATGTCAACTTCGCATCCGTTTTTTCGGACAACATCATCGCCATGAAAAACGGAAAAGTGTTCCGGAGCGGCACGGTCGAGGAAGTCATCCGGACACAAGTTTTGCAGGAATTATATGAAGTGCCATTGGAAGTCATCATGACTGCGGATGGAAAAAAACATTGCACCTACCAAGCAATTTGA
- a CDS encoding ABC transporter substrate-binding protein: MKKWQKTILSLASIFTLAACGAQEGAVDAADSTTATAESEATVTIEDARGSIEVPKNPKNVAVLDFGHLDTLIALGREDAVTGTATENMPAYLADTADQFENVGTLKEPNVEALANLAPELIIISNRLLDFAEQLEEIAPVVVLSVDYTDYWGSVQKNITSLGIIFDEEAAAEEAIATLNEEIEAVQAKTAGISEKTLTLLLNDGSMSAFSTGSRFGFIYDTLGFTPVDAAIEDSTHGQSVGYEGLLEINPQILFVVDRTAAIGSASDENAALLENDFVYQTDAYKNNKIINLSSDLWYLSGGGIESFHLMIEEIAVGYQ; encoded by the coding sequence ATGAAAAAATGGCAAAAGACAATCTTAAGTTTGGCTTCAATTTTCACCCTGGCGGCTTGCGGCGCCCAAGAAGGGGCTGTCGATGCGGCAGATTCAACAACAGCGACTGCGGAATCCGAAGCAACGGTGACCATCGAGGATGCACGCGGCTCCATAGAAGTGCCCAAAAACCCGAAAAACGTGGCTGTTTTGGATTTTGGACATTTGGACACATTGATCGCATTGGGTAGAGAGGATGCAGTCACGGGTACAGCGACCGAAAACATGCCGGCTTATCTAGCGGATACGGCAGATCAATTCGAGAACGTAGGAACGCTTAAGGAACCGAATGTGGAGGCGTTGGCGAATTTGGCGCCGGAGCTCATCATCATTTCGAACCGACTGCTGGACTTCGCGGAACAATTGGAGGAAATCGCACCAGTAGTCGTACTCAGTGTCGACTACACGGATTATTGGGGATCGGTCCAAAAGAACATCACTAGCTTAGGGATCATCTTTGACGAAGAAGCAGCAGCCGAGGAAGCCATCGCTACCTTGAACGAAGAGATCGAAGCCGTGCAAGCGAAGACAGCCGGAATCAGCGAGAAAACATTGACGTTGCTATTGAACGATGGCAGCATGTCCGCTTTCAGCACAGGCTCACGCTTTGGCTTCATTTACGATACATTGGGCTTCACGCCTGTCGATGCAGCGATCGAGGATTCCACGCATGGACAGTCCGTCGGCTATGAAGGGTTGCTGGAAATCAATCCACAGATTTTGTTTGTCGTCGACCGCACAGCGGCAATCGGTTCGGCATCCGATGAGAACGCGGCGCTATTGGAAAATGATTTTGTCTATCAGACGGATGCTTATAAAAATAATAAAATCATCAATCTTTCCTCCGACTTGTGGTACCTCTCAGGCGGCGGGATAGAATCGTTCCACCTGATGATCGAAGAGATCGCAGTGGGCTACCAGTAA
- a CDS encoding septation ring formation regulator EzrA: protein MEFIYWLVAIILLVLIGYGAIMYLTRQQANRIKAIDEKKQKAMAIPVADNLFTLKNMNLTGQTKRTYESWQATWQTITRFQYPEIEAALVSAEQYIQRMNFIKAKQAISQADQLIDETKNSVEKVNKALEKLLESAQENRKELEEIQERYNKIRKQLLAHSFTFGPAIETLEKNLNYMELDFTKFNSLTNEGDHMEAKEILSRIEQDLLIMEEVVEKIPQLNEKIKTEYEEQVSDLKDGFQRLLDEKYIFEGVDVSVEIAAVEKEIQEAKDSIGLADINEAGKKMDKVERDIEAVYAIMEKEMEAKDFVGRHTANLQKKMDHVLQSNRYVLLEIDRVSQNYFLNKNELGRAQEFEEQLLKENEALRYYDKMMKEHEISYSVVREYYEKISQRLSEIDKEQSELVSNLSDLRNREKEIKDSIDLYELDMRNMKRTIEKYHLPGLPKIYLDLFFSVTDRIEDLASKLNRVKIDMDEIDAISKMCEEDIEMLDNQTQAIVDNAMLTEYMIQYANRFRHSHVEIENAINKALVLFHREYDYEGALEAIKIPLNRVEAGAARKVEESYQEEKNRNYY, encoded by the coding sequence ATGGAGTTTATATACTGGTTAGTAGCGATAATATTGTTAGTGTTGATCGGGTACGGTGCGATCATGTATTTGACGAGGCAACAAGCGAATCGGATCAAGGCGATCGATGAGAAGAAACAAAAAGCGATGGCCATACCTGTGGCCGATAACCTGTTCACATTGAAAAATATGAATTTGACAGGCCAAACGAAGCGCACGTATGAAAGTTGGCAAGCTACATGGCAGACCATCACGCGTTTTCAGTATCCTGAAATCGAGGCGGCGCTGGTCAGTGCCGAACAATACATCCAACGCATGAATTTCATCAAGGCGAAACAAGCCATTTCGCAAGCGGATCAATTGATCGACGAAACGAAAAACAGCGTTGAAAAAGTGAACAAGGCACTCGAAAAATTATTGGAAAGTGCACAGGAAAACCGCAAAGAGTTGGAAGAAATCCAGGAACGCTACAATAAAATCCGCAAACAGCTATTGGCGCACAGCTTTACATTCGGTCCAGCCATCGAAACGTTGGAGAAGAACCTTAATTACATGGAGTTGGATTTCACGAAATTCAATTCATTGACGAACGAGGGCGACCATATGGAAGCCAAAGAAATCTTGTCGCGTATCGAGCAGGATCTGCTTATTATGGAAGAAGTGGTCGAAAAGATCCCTCAACTGAACGAAAAAATCAAAACAGAGTATGAAGAACAAGTGAGTGATCTGAAAGACGGCTTCCAACGCCTGTTGGATGAGAAGTACATTTTCGAAGGTGTGGATGTCTCCGTTGAGATAGCTGCTGTCGAAAAAGAAATCCAGGAAGCAAAAGATTCCATCGGCCTTGCCGATATCAATGAAGCAGGCAAGAAGATGGATAAAGTCGAACGCGATATCGAAGCGGTTTATGCCATCATGGAAAAAGAAATGGAAGCCAAGGATTTTGTGGGCCGTCATACGGCGAATCTGCAGAAGAAAATGGATCATGTCCTGCAGAGTAACCGCTATGTGTTGCTTGAAATCGACCGCGTTTCCCAGAATTATTTCTTGAACAAGAACGAGTTGGGCCGTGCGCAAGAGTTCGAAGAACAGTTACTGAAGGAAAATGAAGCCTTGCGTTACTACGATAAGATGATGAAGGAACATGAAATTTCCTATTCGGTTGTCCGCGAATATTACGAAAAAATCAGCCAACGCCTTTCCGAAATCGACAAGGAACAGTCTGAATTAGTAAGCAACCTCAGTGATTTGCGCAACCGCGAAAAAGAAATCAAAGACAGCATCGATCTGTACGAGCTGGATATGCGCAACATGAAACGGACCATCGAGAAATACCATCTGCCAGGTTTGCCGAAAATCTATTTGGACCTATTTTTCTCAGTCACGGATCGCATCGAGGATTTGGCTTCCAAGCTGAACCGCGTGAAGATCGACATGGACGAAATCGATGCCATTTCCAAGATGTGCGAAGAGGACATCGAAATGCTGGATAACCAAACGCAAGCGATTGTGGACAATGCGATGCTGACGGAATATATGATCCAATACGCAAACCGTTTCCGCCATTCGCATGTGGAAATCGAAAATGCCATCAACAAAGCTTTGGTGCTTTTTCATCGCGAATATGACTACGAAGGTGCGCTGGAAGCCATCAAAATTCCGCTGAACCGCGTCGAAGCAGGGGCTGCCCGCAAAGTGGAAGAATCCTACCAGGAAGAAAAAAATCGTAACTACTATTAA
- the tpx gene encoding thiol peroxidase has protein sequence MQVTLKGEIIEVLGTQPVVGEKAPAFSLYNTKDEKVSLDDLRGSVVLISVFPDINTSVCDKQTRKFNETAANVEGLTLLSVSKNTKEELINWCSASGIDMQMLHDDNGEFGEAYGLKVPHMGNKLARSVFVIDKEGVLSYMEIVPEIATEPDEAAALAAAKKLL, from the coding sequence ATGCAAGTGACATTAAAAGGTGAAATTATTGAGGTTTTAGGGACTCAGCCTGTTGTTGGGGAGAAGGCACCGGCATTTTCGTTGTACAACACAAAAGACGAAAAGGTATCTTTGGATGATTTGCGCGGTTCGGTTGTTCTGATCAGCGTATTCCCGGACATCAACACGAGCGTCTGCGACAAACAAACACGCAAATTCAACGAGACGGCAGCGAATGTCGAAGGATTGACGTTGTTATCGGTTTCGAAAAATACAAAAGAAGAATTGATCAACTGGTGCTCGGCAAGCGGCATCGATATGCAGATGCTGCATGACGACAACGGCGAATTTGGCGAAGCCTACGGACTGAAGGTGCCTCATATGGGCAACAAGTTGGCCCGCAGCGTATTCGTCATCGACAAAGAGGGCGTCCTGTCCTACATGGAGATCGTCCCTGAAATCGCGACGGAACCAGATGAAGCAGCAGCCTTGGCAGCTGCAAAAAAATTACTTTAA
- a CDS encoding cysteine desulfurase family protein, with protein sequence MIYFDNSATTKMYPEALDTYRKVNEQFFGNPSSLHRLGNEADALLQQSRKQIAHLLGAQPDEIFFTSGGTESDNWAIKGTAMEKFAAGKHMIASSVEHPAVTKSLEQLEKLGFEISYLPVDANGIVSLDELEKAIRKDTILLSVMAINNEVGSIQPIEAIGELLENYPWVHFHVDAVQAVGECEPLIRHRRVDLLSLSAHKFNGPKGVGILYKKHGKRIAPLLTGGGQESGMRSTTENVGGIAAMAKALRITLEGSESSRKQERLVRSKLAAALSEYEDVRIFSPEDGAGHILCFAMKGVRGEVMVHAFESMDIFISTTSACSSRKKGTPYTLGSMGVPVSWSQCAVRISLSGENTESEAEAFIEHFRTLHEQFQKIQ encoded by the coding sequence ATGATTTATTTTGACAACAGTGCAACAACAAAAATGTATCCGGAAGCTTTGGATACTTACCGGAAGGTCAATGAACAATTTTTTGGCAATCCTTCCAGTCTGCACAGATTAGGCAACGAAGCCGATGCTTTGCTTCAGCAATCGCGCAAACAGATTGCACATTTGCTGGGCGCCCAGCCGGATGAAATTTTCTTCACGAGCGGCGGTACGGAGAGCGACAACTGGGCGATCAAAGGAACAGCGATGGAGAAGTTCGCTGCAGGGAAGCACATGATCGCTTCTTCGGTTGAACATCCGGCGGTCACCAAATCGTTGGAGCAACTGGAAAAATTAGGCTTTGAAATCAGCTACTTGCCTGTCGACGCGAACGGCATCGTATCCCTCGATGAGCTTGAGAAAGCGATAAGGAAAGATACGATCCTGCTGAGCGTCATGGCCATCAATAATGAAGTCGGCAGCATCCAGCCGATCGAGGCTATCGGCGAGCTGCTGGAAAATTATCCTTGGGTCCATTTCCATGTGGATGCCGTGCAGGCTGTCGGTGAATGCGAGCCGCTGATCCGGCATCGCCGTGTGGATCTCCTGTCGCTGTCAGCGCATAAATTCAACGGCCCCAAAGGCGTTGGCATCCTCTACAAGAAACATGGCAAACGGATCGCGCCGTTATTGACGGGAGGCGGGCAAGAATCGGGCATGCGCAGCACGACGGAGAACGTCGGGGGAATCGCGGCGATGGCGAAAGCCCTGCGCATAACGCTTGAAGGCAGCGAATCAAGCCGAAAACAAGAAAGGCTGGTCCGGAGTAAGTTGGCTGCGGCCCTTTCGGAATATGAGGATGTCCGAATCTTTTCACCTGAAGATGGCGCCGGCCATATCCTCTGTTTTGCCATGAAAGGCGTCAGGGGAGAAGTAATGGTCCATGCTTTCGAAAGCATGGATATCTTCATTTCAACAACCAGCGCCTGCTCGAGCAGAAAGAAAGGCACGCCCTATACGTTGGGGTCGATGGGTGTGCCTGTTTCCTGGAGCCAGTGTGCTGTCAGGATAAGCCTTTCCGGCGAAAATACCGAGTCGGAAGCTGAAGCCTTCATTGAACATTTCCGGACGCTGCATGAACAGTTCCAAAAAATACAGTAG
- a CDS encoding valine--tRNA ligase encodes MSKADAMPTKYQPQQVEAGKYQKWVEAGLFKPSGDKSKKPYSIVIPPPNVTGRLHLGHAWDVTLQDMLIRQKRMQGFDTLWLPGMDHAGIATQAKVEAKLAEDGLTRYDLGREAFVDKVWEWKEDYASVIREQWGKMGISVDYDRERFTLDEGLSDAVRKVFVGLYEKDLIYRGAYIINWDPKAKTALSDIEVIHKDVQGAFYHFRYPMTDGSGYLELATTRPETMLGDTAIAVHPEDARYQQFIGKTVTLPLVNREIPVIADDYVEMDFGTGVVKITPAHDPNDFEVGLRHDLPQVNVMNDDATMNEAAGKYAGMDRFAARKAIIKDMEELGYLVKVEEMTHSVGHSERTNVIVEPRISTQWFVKMQPLAERAVENQSSEEKVSFYPERFENTFLTWMGNVHDWVISRQLWWGHQIPAWYHKETGEMYVGMEAPSDSENWTQDEDVLDTWFSSALWPFSTMGWPDEDAEDFKRYFPTSTLVTGYDIIFFWVSRMIFQSLEFTEKRPFENVLIHGLIRDEQGRKMSKSLGNGIDPMDVVEKYGADALRWFLANGSAPGQDVRFSYEKMDASWNFINKIWNASRYVLLNLEDLTFDDIDISGEKTIADKWILSSLNKTITKVTDLFEKFEFGEAGRLLYRFIWDDYCDWYIEMSKEVLQGENEEAKQTTRSILAYVLDNVLRLLHPVMPFVTEEIWQNVPHQGDSIVTAAYPEASDSYIDEAAEEAMEKLIELIRGVRNVRAEMNTPLSKKVPMQLKVNDDETEAIFRANESYIFRFCNPDTLEIGQHIQAASDAVTAVFSGGEVYMPLAGLIKLEDEISRLEKEAEKLTKEVDRVESKLNNEKFVSKAPQAVIDGEKQKGTEYREKLAAVEERIAALKEQLA; translated from the coding sequence ATGTCTAAAGCAGACGCAATGCCGACAAAGTATCAACCCCAACAAGTAGAAGCTGGGAAATATCAAAAATGGGTGGAAGCAGGGCTGTTCAAGCCCAGCGGCGACAAGAGCAAAAAACCGTATTCGATCGTGATTCCGCCTCCGAACGTAACCGGCAGATTGCACTTGGGCCATGCCTGGGATGTGACGCTGCAGGATATGTTGATCCGCCAAAAACGCATGCAAGGATTCGATACGCTGTGGTTGCCTGGGATGGACCACGCCGGCATCGCCACCCAAGCCAAGGTTGAAGCGAAATTAGCCGAGGATGGCCTTACCCGCTATGACCTGGGCCGTGAAGCCTTTGTCGACAAAGTTTGGGAATGGAAAGAGGATTACGCTAGCGTTATCCGAGAACAGTGGGGAAAAATGGGCATTTCCGTTGATTATGACCGTGAGCGATTCACGCTGGATGAAGGACTGTCGGATGCGGTCCGCAAAGTCTTCGTCGGCTTGTACGAAAAAGACTTGATCTACCGCGGCGCCTACATCATCAACTGGGATCCCAAAGCGAAGACCGCATTATCCGACATTGAAGTCATCCATAAAGACGTTCAGGGAGCCTTCTATCATTTCCGCTATCCGATGACGGATGGTTCAGGCTACCTGGAGTTGGCGACTACCCGTCCCGAAACCATGTTGGGCGATACTGCCATCGCGGTTCATCCGGAAGATGCAAGATATCAGCAGTTCATCGGCAAGACTGTGACGTTGCCGCTGGTGAATCGGGAAATCCCGGTCATCGCTGATGATTATGTTGAGATGGACTTCGGGACCGGCGTCGTCAAGATCACGCCGGCGCATGACCCGAACGACTTTGAAGTCGGTTTGCGCCATGATTTGCCGCAAGTGAACGTCATGAACGATGATGCGACGATGAACGAAGCAGCCGGAAAATATGCAGGAATGGACCGTTTTGCAGCGCGCAAAGCGATCATAAAAGATATGGAAGAACTGGGCTATTTGGTCAAAGTTGAGGAAATGACCCACAGCGTCGGACATTCGGAACGGACAAACGTTATTGTGGAACCGCGCATCTCGACGCAATGGTTCGTCAAAATGCAACCATTGGCTGAGCGTGCGGTCGAAAATCAATCCTCAGAAGAAAAAGTTTCCTTCTATCCTGAACGATTTGAGAATACTTTCCTGACTTGGATGGGCAACGTCCATGACTGGGTCATTTCTCGCCAATTATGGTGGGGACATCAAATCCCGGCTTGGTATCATAAAGAAACCGGCGAAATGTACGTAGGCATGGAAGCCCCGAGCGACAGCGAAAACTGGACGCAGGATGAGGATGTTCTGGATACATGGTTCAGTTCAGCGCTTTGGCCGTTCTCGACGATGGGCTGGCCGGATGAAGATGCGGAAGACTTCAAACGTTATTTCCCTACAAGCACTTTGGTGACAGGGTATGACATCATCTTCTTCTGGGTAAGCCGGATGATTTTCCAGAGTCTGGAGTTCACCGAAAAACGTCCGTTTGAGAATGTACTGATCCATGGTCTGATCCGTGACGAGCAAGGCCGCAAGATGAGCAAATCGCTCGGAAACGGGATCGACCCGATGGATGTGGTCGAAAAATACGGGGCTGATGCTTTGCGTTGGTTCTTGGCGAACGGTTCCGCACCTGGTCAGGATGTCCGCTTCAGCTATGAGAAGATGGATGCCTCCTGGAACTTCATCAACAAAATCTGGAATGCCAGCCGTTACGTGCTGCTTAACTTGGAAGACCTGACATTCGACGACATCGATATTTCAGGGGAAAAGACGATAGCCGATAAATGGATCCTTTCCAGCCTGAATAAGACCATCACAAAAGTGACGGACCTGTTCGAGAAATTTGAATTCGGTGAAGCTGGCCGCTTGTTGTACCGTTTCATCTGGGATGATTACTGCGACTGGTATATCGAAATGTCCAAGGAAGTTCTGCAAGGGGAAAATGAAGAGGCCAAACAGACAACCCGCAGTATCTTGGCGTATGTTTTGGATAATGTATTGCGCTTATTGCATCCGGTCATGCCGTTCGTCACCGAAGAAATTTGGCAGAATGTACCGCATCAAGGCGATTCCATCGTGACGGCAGCCTATCCGGAAGCAAGTGACAGCTACATCGATGAAGCAGCAGAAGAAGCGATGGAAAAACTGATCGAATTGATCCGTGGCGTCCGCAATGTCCGCGCTGAAATGAACACACCGTTGTCCAAGAAAGTTCCGATGCAGTTGAAAGTGAATGACGATGAGACCGAAGCGATTTTCCGCGCCAATGAATCGTACATCTTCCGCTTCTGCAACCCGGATACACTGGAAATCGGCCAACACATCCAGGCAGCCAGCGACGCTGTCACCGCAGTTTTCTCAGGCGGAGAGGTGTATATGCCGTTGGCCGGCCTGATCAAATTGGAAGATGAGATTTCCCGTCTCGAGAAGGAAGCGGAGAAATTGACCAAAGAAGTCGACCGTGTGGAAAGCAAATTGAATAACGAAAAATTCGTCAGCAAAGCCCCGCAGGCTGTAATCGATGGGGAGAAACAAAAAGGAACGGAATACCGCGAAAAATTGGCGGCCGTTGAAGAACGCATCGCTGCCCTGAAAGAACAGTTGGCTTAA